From the genome of Mesorhizobium japonicum MAFF 303099, one region includes:
- a CDS encoding carbohydrate ABC transporter permease gives MTRQKRSHHKLKRAVAPYLYLSPSLLIIGLLMLLPMVTVIAYSFQNSAVLRRDPTFAGLKHYQAIFDDPVFWASLWHTLYFTCMSVIFHMTIGMVFALMLNSDRINPTLRNILRVLYILPWLFTAVIIAVIWRLLLEPNGVVNSILMQIGIIGSKIEWFSSPETALHAVTFANIWAGYPLFMVSLLAGLQGIPKDFYEAADIDGAKAYQKLIFITIPQLMPIIISISLLDFIWTMQVFPLIWITTGGGPIYSTEVLSTYTYKLAFSSYNLSQASASAVVILLISLGLTLFYIRYQKAR, from the coding sequence ATGACCCGGCAAAAGCGCTCCCACCACAAGCTGAAACGAGCGGTCGCACCCTACCTCTATCTGTCGCCCTCGCTGCTCATAATCGGGCTTCTGATGCTGCTGCCGATGGTGACGGTGATTGCCTACTCGTTCCAGAACAGCGCGGTGCTGCGTCGTGACCCAACCTTTGCCGGACTGAAACACTACCAGGCGATCTTCGACGATCCGGTGTTCTGGGCATCGCTGTGGCACACGCTCTACTTCACTTGCATGAGTGTCATTTTCCACATGACCATCGGCATGGTCTTCGCGCTCATGCTGAACAGCGACCGCATCAATCCGACGCTGCGCAATATTCTGCGCGTGCTCTACATACTGCCCTGGCTGTTCACCGCGGTGATCATCGCGGTGATCTGGCGCCTGCTGCTCGAGCCGAACGGCGTCGTGAACAGCATTCTCATGCAAATCGGCATTATCGGTTCCAAGATCGAATGGTTTTCCTCGCCTGAGACCGCGCTGCACGCCGTCACCTTCGCCAACATCTGGGCGGGTTATCCGCTCTTCATGGTCAGCCTGCTCGCGGGTTTGCAGGGCATTCCCAAGGATTTCTACGAGGCCGCCGACATCGACGGGGCGAAGGCCTACCAGAAGCTGATCTTCATCACCATCCCGCAGCTGATGCCGATCATCATCAGTATCTCGCTGCTCGACTTCATCTGGACCATGCAGGTCTTCCCGTTAATCTGGATAACGACGGGCGGTGGCCCGATTTACTCGACCGAGGTCCTCAGCACCTACACCTACAAGCTGGCGTTTTCGAGCTACAACCTGTCACAGGCCTCGGCGAGCGCTGTGGTCATCTTGTTGATCTCTCTCGGCCTGACGCTGTTCTATATTCGCTATCAAAAGGCTCGGTAG
- a CDS encoding sugar phosphate isomerase/epimerase family protein — MNVKDLKVGCQTFTWEMLGDRFAGGPDDLLKAIADGGYSGIEITDTMIGRYADRPSEFAAALKSSGLTLVSFAFGSNSGFTLKEEIGADLEAAQRWIDFAAAFPGALVSMGSATVVSDGPREGKFAIAAEVYNRAGELGRKAGVQVAVHPSSHHNTLLFDRADYDRIFALLDRDLIGWVPDTGHILRGHKDMADTLRTYRDRIRYIHLKDVDANGTWAMLGKGVCDTHAVIEIAGTAPRFNGWLVLEEESETAAADPAGAVKTNRQTMRSYGA; from the coding sequence ATGAACGTGAAGGACCTTAAAGTCGGCTGCCAGACCTTTACCTGGGAAATGCTCGGCGACCGTTTTGCCGGCGGCCCCGACGATCTGTTGAAGGCGATTGCCGACGGCGGCTATTCCGGCATCGAGATCACCGACACCATGATCGGCCGCTACGCCGACCGGCCGTCGGAATTCGCCGCCGCGCTGAAGTCGTCCGGCCTGACGCTGGTCTCCTTTGCCTTCGGCTCGAACAGCGGCTTTACGCTGAAAGAGGAGATCGGCGCCGACCTCGAGGCGGCACAGCGCTGGATCGATTTCGCCGCCGCCTTTCCCGGCGCGCTGGTGTCCATGGGTTCGGCAACCGTGGTGTCCGACGGGCCGCGCGAAGGCAAGTTCGCCATCGCCGCCGAGGTCTACAACAGGGCCGGCGAACTCGGCCGCAAGGCCGGTGTCCAGGTGGCGGTGCATCCGAGTTCGCACCACAACACGCTGCTGTTCGACCGCGCCGACTACGACAGGATCTTCGCCTTGCTCGACCGCGATCTGATCGGCTGGGTGCCGGATACTGGCCATATTTTGCGCGGCCACAAGGACATGGCCGACACACTGCGCACCTATCGCGACCGAATCCGCTACATCCATCTGAAGGACGTCGACGCCAACGGCACCTGGGCGATGCTGGGCAAGGGGGTCTGCGATACCCATGCAGTTATCGAGATTGCCGGCACCGCGCCCCGCTTCAATGGCTGGCTGGTGCTGGAAGAGGAATCCGAAACGGCTGCCGCCGATCCCGCCGGCGCGGTCAAGACCAACCGCCAGACGATGCGCAGCTACGGCGCCTGA
- a CDS encoding carbohydrate ABC transporter permease: MRKRHTSKDRLITVALHVALAAGLFFAAFPIYWMLSSSFKSNTEIFALPPTILPKAFTLEAYAAILGDPVKLRFFFNSYFVAGTVTVLTVLIALLAAYGFSRFNFRGKGSLNTLIISTQTIPPITLLIPFFGLVVSYGIFDTYVALILTYLVFTLPYAILLMTGYLNTLPRDLDEAVAVDGGTSWTALWRVIVPISLPGIVATSVYTFLLCWNEFLFALTLTKSTSMRTVPIGIQLLMGQHAFEWNQMMAMSVLGSLPLLLIYLVAQRYFLAGMTAGSVK, translated from the coding sequence ATGAGGAAAAGGCATACGTCGAAAGACAGGCTGATCACCGTCGCGCTCCATGTAGCGCTAGCAGCGGGACTCTTCTTCGCGGCATTCCCGATCTACTGGATGCTGAGCAGTTCGTTCAAATCGAATACCGAAATCTTTGCCCTGCCGCCAACCATCCTGCCAAAGGCCTTCACGCTGGAAGCGTATGCAGCCATCCTCGGCGACCCGGTAAAGCTGCGCTTCTTCTTCAACAGCTATTTCGTGGCGGGAACGGTAACCGTGCTGACGGTGCTGATCGCCTTGCTGGCGGCCTACGGGTTCAGCCGCTTCAACTTCCGCGGCAAGGGCAGCCTGAACACACTCATTATCAGCACGCAGACGATTCCGCCGATCACACTTTTGATCCCGTTCTTCGGGCTTGTCGTCTCATACGGTATCTTCGATACCTATGTCGCACTGATCCTGACTTACCTGGTGTTCACGTTGCCGTACGCGATCCTGCTGATGACGGGATATCTGAACACCTTGCCCCGCGATCTCGATGAAGCCGTGGCTGTCGATGGCGGCACCAGCTGGACAGCGCTTTGGCGGGTGATCGTCCCGATTTCGCTGCCTGGTATAGTGGCGACGTCGGTCTACACCTTCCTGTTGTGCTGGAACGAATTTCTCTTTGCGCTGACGCTGACGAAGTCAACGTCCATGCGCACCGTCCCGATCGGCATCCAGCTGTTGATGGGGCAGCACGCCTTCGAATGGAACCAGATGATGGCGATGAGCGTGCTCGGCTCGCTCCCGCTCTTGCTGATCTACCTCGTTGCCCAGCGGTACTTCCTCGCCGGGATGACCGCAGGCTCGGTCAAGTAG
- a CDS encoding ABC transporter substrate-binding protein, whose translation MTFRIKPAMLKIAAAAWLLGATAAMADTTLEFTQWWEPELPAGSLRKIMDDFEAANPGIKVTLVSGPYATTRDQISVGAATGTLSDVVGLDGAWVNNLNAQGALADMNPMMDASKFDKAQVADIIKVDGKAVMFPVASFVYPVFVNLDLAAQAGVTKLPSTRAEFLEAAKKMTHADKNQYGWVLPLSLQTPSGVQNDMMSWVWASGQSMMANGKPALEGKPVVDMLTFVKSLNDAGTISPGIATKTEQEKVEEFVNDRVGMMIDSLAHVNLIRKRNPKLNFDLIPVPVVENYTGKRGLPYASWGIGISAASKHQEEAWKLVQYLMSEKVNAKLVSLANAFPGNVNAKPDFVTSDKAFAKAFEIFKTGYLANEFTGLPVAEDLMTQFDVQAQKMLAGEQSPEQAATAAQKGWMAKF comes from the coding sequence ATGACATTTCGGATAAAGCCCGCGATGCTGAAAATAGCCGCGGCAGCATGGTTGCTTGGCGCAACAGCGGCAATGGCGGACACCACGCTGGAATTCACCCAGTGGTGGGAGCCGGAACTGCCCGCAGGCTCTTTGCGGAAAATCATGGACGATTTCGAGGCCGCAAATCCCGGCATCAAGGTGACGCTGGTCAGCGGTCCCTACGCGACCACCCGAGACCAGATCTCGGTTGGCGCTGCAACCGGAACGCTCAGCGACGTCGTCGGTCTCGACGGCGCCTGGGTGAACAATCTGAACGCGCAGGGTGCGCTTGCTGACATGAACCCGATGATGGATGCGAGCAAGTTCGATAAAGCCCAAGTCGCGGACATCATCAAGGTGGACGGCAAGGCGGTGATGTTTCCCGTCGCTTCCTTCGTCTATCCGGTCTTCGTCAATCTGGACCTCGCCGCCCAGGCGGGCGTGACCAAGCTGCCGTCGACCCGTGCGGAGTTTCTCGAAGCCGCCAAGAAGATGACCCATGCCGACAAGAACCAGTATGGCTGGGTGCTGCCCCTGTCACTGCAGACGCCATCCGGCGTCCAGAACGACATGATGTCATGGGTTTGGGCTTCGGGTCAGTCGATGATGGCGAACGGCAAGCCAGCCCTTGAGGGCAAACCGGTGGTGGACATGCTCACCTTCGTCAAATCACTCAACGACGCCGGCACCATCTCGCCCGGCATCGCCACCAAGACCGAGCAGGAAAAGGTCGAGGAATTCGTCAACGACCGCGTCGGGATGATGATCGACTCGCTCGCCCATGTGAACCTCATCCGCAAGCGCAATCCCAAGCTGAACTTCGACCTCATCCCGGTCCCGGTCGTGGAAAACTATACCGGCAAGCGCGGCCTTCCCTATGCCTCCTGGGGCATCGGCATCTCTGCCGCCTCGAAACATCAAGAAGAGGCCTGGAAACTCGTCCAGTATCTGATGAGTGAAAAGGTGAACGCCAAGCTCGTGTCGCTTGCGAACGCCTTCCCGGGCAACGTCAACGCCAAGCCCGATTTCGTGACCTCGGACAAGGCTTTCGCCAAGGCTTTTGAGATATTCAAGACCGGTTATCTCGCCAATGAGTTCACGGGCCTGCCGGTGGCTGAAGACCTGATGACCCAGTTCGACGTGCAGGCCCAGAAGATGCTCGCCGGGGAGCAGTCTCCGGAGCAAGCCGCAACCGCCGCTCAGAAGGGCTGGATGGCGAAATTCTGA
- a CDS encoding Gfo/Idh/MocA family protein codes for MIKKQDRRLRVGVLGCGPIAQFAHLESCVKAGNADLYAICDAAPDLLARMGATYEPRKMYADYDAMLADPELEAVIVATSDAYHVPMSIKALDAGKHVLCEKPIGTSVEEGEALAAAVRRSGKVLQVGHMKRFDPALEAARDFVRDEMGEVLALKAWYCDSTHRYTNTDAVQPLPVTSKLARKPSGNPKADLRQYFMLAHGSHLVDTARFLCGEITAVRARLNERFGAYCWFVETEFASGALGHLDLTVAVRMDWHEGFQLYGENGSVIAKTFNPWYFRASEVDIFHEKDATSRKPLGADGHFFRRQLEGLADTVLNGAPMRGANVEDGIASIRAMVAIARSVETGERVELASVSGAV; via the coding sequence ATGATCAAGAAACAAGACAGACGCCTCAGGGTGGGTGTGCTCGGCTGCGGCCCGATCGCGCAGTTCGCGCATCTGGAATCCTGCGTGAAGGCCGGCAATGCCGATCTCTACGCCATCTGCGATGCGGCTCCCGACCTGCTCGCCCGCATGGGCGCCACCTACGAGCCGCGAAAAATGTATGCCGACTATGACGCCATGCTCGCCGATCCTGAGTTGGAGGCGGTGATCGTCGCCACCTCGGACGCCTATCACGTGCCGATGTCGATCAAGGCGCTCGACGCCGGAAAGCACGTGCTGTGTGAAAAGCCGATCGGCACTTCGGTTGAGGAAGGCGAGGCGCTGGCGGCGGCGGTGAGGCGTTCGGGCAAGGTGCTGCAGGTCGGCCACATGAAGCGCTTCGACCCGGCGCTGGAGGCCGCGCGCGACTTCGTCCGTGACGAGATGGGCGAGGTGCTGGCGCTGAAGGCCTGGTATTGCGATTCCACCCATCGCTACACCAACACCGATGCCGTGCAGCCGCTGCCGGTCACCAGCAAGCTGGCGAGGAAACCTTCGGGCAATCCGAAGGCGGACCTCAGGCAATATTTCATGCTGGCGCATGGCTCGCATCTGGTCGACACCGCCCGCTTCCTGTGCGGCGAAATCACTGCCGTGCGCGCCCGTCTCAATGAACGCTTCGGCGCCTATTGCTGGTTCGTCGAAACCGAATTCGCCAGCGGTGCGCTCGGCCATCTCGACCTCACCGTCGCCGTGCGCATGGATTGGCACGAAGGCTTCCAGCTCTATGGCGAGAATGGTTCCGTCATCGCCAAAACCTTCAACCCCTGGTACTTCCGCGCCAGTGAAGTAGATATCTTCCATGAAAAGGATGCGACCTCGCGCAAGCCGCTCGGCGCCGATGGCCATTTCTTCCGCCGCCAGCTTGAGGGTCTTGCCGACACCGTGCTGAACGGCGCGCCGATGCGCGGCGCCAATGTCGAGGACGGCATCGCCTCGATCCGTGCCATGGTCGCCATTGCCCGCTCCGTCGAGACAGGCGAGCGGGTTGAACTCGCCTCGGTTTCGGGTGCGGTCTGA
- a CDS encoding ABC transporter ATP-binding protein translates to MAEVVLENICKTYGNNFRAIDQLNLSVEDGEFLILVGPSGCGKSTALRMIAGLEDITSGSLRIGGTDVVDMPPKDRDIAMVFQSYALYPHMTVSENIAFSMRLAGKPKAERKKRVDEIAKTLQLTSLLDSKPANLSGGQRQRVAMGRAMVREPAAFLMDEPLSNLDAKLRVQMRAEITRLQKQLGVTTIYVTHDQTEAMTMGDRVAVLKGGVLQQVDTPKRLYESPVNAFVAGFIGSPSMNLFEATLTGGELMSGAFAIRLQDAAFVRRPGLKSYAGRKVVFGIRPEDLYDSSLESGRKYQTIPARVTSIEELGSEHIVHLNIDAVRVDSGDPDAVQDFGLTSNAVARFEPDSTVRSGSDIRLALDDTKLHFFDPETHLAI, encoded by the coding sequence ATGGCAGAAGTCGTTCTTGAGAATATATGCAAGACATACGGGAACAATTTTCGCGCAATCGACCAATTGAACCTGTCGGTCGAGGACGGCGAGTTTTTGATTCTCGTCGGGCCGTCGGGCTGTGGAAAATCCACCGCGTTGCGGATGATCGCGGGATTGGAGGACATCACCAGCGGTAGTCTTCGGATCGGCGGTACCGACGTCGTCGACATGCCGCCCAAGGACCGCGACATCGCGATGGTCTTCCAGAGCTACGCGCTTTACCCGCATATGACCGTGTCCGAAAACATCGCCTTTTCGATGCGGCTGGCAGGTAAGCCGAAGGCCGAACGCAAGAAGCGCGTCGACGAGATCGCCAAGACCCTTCAACTGACGTCCTTGCTGGACAGCAAACCCGCCAACCTTTCCGGCGGACAGCGTCAAAGGGTTGCCATGGGCCGCGCCATGGTGCGCGAGCCGGCCGCCTTTCTCATGGACGAACCCCTTTCGAATCTGGACGCGAAACTGCGCGTGCAAATGCGCGCCGAAATCACCCGCCTGCAAAAGCAGCTCGGTGTAACGACCATATACGTGACCCACGACCAGACCGAAGCGATGACGATGGGGGACCGGGTCGCCGTGCTGAAGGGCGGTGTGCTGCAGCAGGTCGACACGCCCAAGAGGCTCTACGAATCACCGGTGAACGCCTTCGTTGCCGGCTTTATCGGCTCTCCCTCGATGAACCTTTTCGAAGCGACCCTGACAGGCGGCGAACTGATGTCCGGGGCCTTTGCCATTCGGCTGCAGGATGCGGCCTTCGTGCGCAGGCCGGGTTTGAAGTCGTATGCGGGGCGCAAGGTCGTGTTCGGGATACGACCGGAGGATCTCTATGACAGCAGCCTCGAATCCGGCCGCAAGTATCAGACGATACCGGCAAGGGTGACCTCGATCGAAGAACTCGGGTCGGAACATATCGTCCATCTCAACATCGATGCGGTCCGGGTGGACTCCGGCGACCCCGACGCGGTGCAGGATTTCGGCCTGACGTCGAATGCGGTGGCGAGATTCGAACCGGACAGCACAGTCCGTTCCGGTTCGGACATCCGGTTGGCCCTGGATGATACCAAGCTCCATTTCTTCGATCCCGAGACGCATCTGGCGATCTGA
- a CDS encoding sugar phosphate isomerase/epimerase family protein: MRLGIFAKTFPGTDPAAVLAAVKQAGYETTQFNLACAGLPSMPDAFPADAIASIRAAAQSSGVSLAALSGTYNMAHPDRAVRDDGLRRLGVVIKTAASLGIPLVTLCTGSRNIADQWAYHPENATPSAWCDMATEMGKALALAEDAGIDLGIEPEQANIVTSAGDATRLIADMRSKRLKIVLDPANLFEYATPGEARAIVAAAVGEAAGHIAMAHAKDRHGDARFATAGQGIVDFPDFVARLKAVGFGGALVTHGLSADEAPEVAAFLRGLL; encoded by the coding sequence ATGCGTCTCGGCATCTTCGCCAAGACTTTTCCCGGCACCGACCCGGCCGCCGTGCTGGCTGCGGTGAAGCAGGCGGGATACGAGACGACGCAGTTCAATCTCGCCTGCGCCGGCCTGCCGTCAATGCCGGATGCGTTCCCGGCGGATGCCATCGCATCCATCCGTGCTGCCGCGCAATCATCAGGCGTCTCGCTTGCAGCCCTCTCGGGCACCTACAACATGGCGCATCCCGACAGGGCGGTGCGCGACGATGGTCTTCGCCGCCTTGGCGTCGTCATCAAGACGGCGGCCTCCCTCGGCATCCCGCTGGTCACGCTCTGCACCGGATCGCGCAATATCGCGGATCAATGGGCCTATCATCCCGAAAATGCCACGCCTTCCGCCTGGTGTGACATGGCTACTGAAATGGGCAAGGCCCTGGCGCTGGCCGAGGATGCTGGCATCGATCTCGGCATCGAGCCCGAGCAAGCCAACATCGTCACCTCAGCCGGGGACGCGACACGCCTGATCGCCGACATGCGTTCGAAGCGACTGAAGATCGTGCTCGATCCGGCCAATCTGTTCGAGTACGCCACGCCGGGCGAAGCGCGCGCCATCGTCGCCGCCGCGGTCGGCGAGGCTGCCGGCCACATCGCCATGGCGCATGCCAAGGACCGGCATGGTGATGCCCGCTTCGCCACGGCTGGACAAGGCATCGTCGACTTCCCGGATTTCGTCGCGCGGCTGAAGGCCGTGGGTTTTGGCGGCGCGCTCGTCACGCACGGGCTGTCCGCTGATGAGGCCCCTGAAGTCGCCGCCTTCCTGCGGGGGTTGCTCTGA